A region of Liolophura sinensis isolate JHLJ2023 chromosome 8, CUHK_Ljap_v2, whole genome shotgun sequence DNA encodes the following proteins:
- the LOC135472190 gene encoding uncharacterized protein LOC135472190, with the protein MGMMMRDWVLLRGTRSTDLVDAIHSVVYNSITPVREAYNVLIDSKTHMHLVPIALSCKTNNSQQYCQEDLFSTLETLSEGFKGERPLSEWYRPHNVIQTVELNVDLAHKLLTKSEYELTLVAQLGHNCSGAVSILDDVLVDISANCNTSSENSSDVTLILKVLTGIREAFDKAHESVEHQKQSYDILLQHVSTNLGKWYLPWNEMALDATFYRDNYGSVDIFYPEIKVTTTREDCAYDIVAMMCDVGGSLGLCLGGSLLTVFEIVDFFFRKIFCCAP; encoded by the exons ATGGGGATGATGATGAGAGACTGGGTCCTTCTACGAGGGACCAGAAGTACTGACCTGGTTGATGCCATTCACAGCGTGGTGTATAACTCTATCACACCTGTACGGGAAGCTTACAACGTTTTAATAGACTCCAAGACACACATGCATCTGGTCCCAATTGCTTTGTCATGCAAGACAAATAATTCACAACAATATTGTCAGGAAGATCTATTCTCCACTCTGGAGACATTGTCGGAGGGTTTCAAGGGTGAACGCCCTCTAAGCGAGTGGTACCGTCCCCACAACGTAATCCAGACTGTTGAACTGAACGTAGATTTGGCACATAAACTACTGACGAAATCGGAGTATGAGTTGACACTTGTAGCCCAATTAGGTCATAACTGTTCTGGTGCTGTATCAATTTTGGACGACGTTCTCGTGGACATCAGCGCAAACTGCAACACTAGCTCCGAAAACAGTTCTGACGTAACCTTGATTCTGAAGGTACTGACTGGTATACGCGAAGCGTTTGACAAAGCCCACGAATCGGTTGAGCATCAAAAACAAAGCTACGACATCTTATTGCAGCACGTCAGCACCAATCTTGGGAAGTGGTATTTACCTTGGAACGAGATGGCACTGGACGCTACATTTTACAG GGACAACTACGGGTCGGTTGATATATTCTACCCGGAGATAAAAGTTACTACGACCAGAGAGGACTGCGCCTATGATATTGTCGCCATGATGT GCGATGTCGGCGGAAGTCTTGGGTTGTGCTTAGGCGGAAGTCTACTCACTGTGTTTGAAATCGTGGACTTCTTTTTTCGCAAAATTTTTTGCTGTGCGCCATAA